A stretch of DNA from Thermanaerosceptrum fracticalcis:
TTAAGGAAATAGCCGATCTGCAGGTTGTAGCTTTCCCTCAGGACGGTGTCTATGCCTATAAAAATGGTGACAAATTAATGGAAGAGGCTCTCAAAATGGGAGCAGATGTGGTGGGTGGCATTCCCCACAATGAATTAACCCGTGAAGATGGCGTGAAAAGCATTGAATATGTTTTTGAATTAGCCAAAAAATATGACCGGTTAATCGATGTGCACTGTGACGAGACGGGGGATGACCAGTCACGCTTTATCGAGGTAATGGCTAAGTATACCATTATCAATGAGATGCAAGGCTTAGTGACAGCCAGTCATACTACATCCATGCACAACTTTAATAACGATTATGCTTTTAAACTCATTGGCATTTTAAAACGTGCCGAAATGAATATGATTACGAATCCTTTCGACAATTCAGTGTTGCAAAACCGCACTGACGGTTATCCCCGGCGCAGGGGCCATACCAGGGTAGACGAAATGTCGGCAAGAGGGGTAAATGTTAGTATTGGCCATGACTCCATTATGGACCCCTGGTATCCCTTAGGGAAGGGCAGTATGCTCCAGGCCGCCAATTTACTGCTCCATATGGCTCATTTAAGCGGTTATGATCAGATTTACCAGTTGTATGACATGATTACGGACAATTCCGCCAAAACCCTGAATATTCAGGAGAAATACGGGATTGAAGCAGGAAAGCCGGCTGATATGATCGTATTAAACGCCAGTGACGAAATGGATGCTATCAGGTTAATGAGCGAATGCCTGTATGTGATAAAAAATGGCAGAATTGTAGCCAGTACACAGCCCGCTAAAAGTGAAGTTACTTTGCATGGAGTTTGCGAACATATCGACTTTCTTATCAAGAAGTAAAAGACGACAGTTTCTTTTATAGAGAAAAGCCACCTGCACTACCAGGTGGTTTTTCTATCTGTTCAATCCAAAAACAGTGCTATAATAAGAGATATCAGGGCTTTGTGTACAGGGGGTGAAACAAAAATGGTGAATATCCGGCAGGTTGCCAAGAAAGCGGGAGTTTCAGTGGCTACGGTATCCAGAGTATTAAACCATCCCGATACAGTTTCTCCCAGAACCATGGAACAGGTACTGGAGACCATTAAGGAACTTCGTTATACTCCCAACGGTCTTGCCAGGAGTTTAGCCTTAAAAAAGACCAGTACTATTGCCTTGCTCATACCTAACATATTAAATCCCCTGTATCCTCAAGTCGCTAAAGGCGTGGAAGATGTAGCCCATCAAAAAGGTTATAATGTTCTTTTGTGTAATACGGAAGAAAAAGAACACAAAGAAAGAGATTATCTGGAAATGTTAATCGAGAAACGGGTAGACGGCTTAATCTTGACCTCAAGTTTATTACGCAAGGTAGACTTCGATCAAATAAAAGAAAAACAAATCCCCTTTGTCATGATTGGTAAGAACGAGGGGAATATTGAGGCCAACAGGGTATTTACTGACTATATTCTAGGAGGATATTTGGCCACCCAGCATTTAATAGAAATAGGTTATACAGCTATAGCCCACATCAGCGGTCCTAAATCCCAATTGGCAAGCAGGGAAAAACTGCAGGGATATAAAAAGGCTTTACAGGAAGCAAATATATCACTGGATGAAAGATATATTGTGGAGGGTGATAATGAAATTGAAGGCGGCTATTTGGGAGTTAAGAAGCTTTTAAAATTACCTGAGCCTCCCCAGGCTATTTTTGCCGCTAATGATTTAATGGCCATAGGCGCTATTGATGCCATCAAATCGGAAGGGTTAAGGATACCGGAGGATGTAGCCATCGTCGGTTTTGACGACATTAAAATATCATCCCTTATTGAGCCTAAACTCACTACCATCTCACAGCCTGTCTATAAGATGGGTTTGATTGCCGCCCGGCTTCTATTTGATTGCATTGAAAATAATCTGGAAGAAGATGATTTTCAGCAGAATATTTTCATACAGCCCAAACTCATGGTAAGAAAATCGTGTGGATGCGAAGAACGGGTTCGGGAGATTTTCAATTAAAAGGGGGGCATTTCATGGATTTATCTGTGTGCTTTATGGGATTGAAACTAAGAAATCCTATTATTATTGCAGCCGGTCCCCTGACTGCCAGTGGAGAAATGATGAGAAGGGCTATGGAAGCAGGGGCGGGAGCCGTTGTGACAAAAACAATTGTCAATGAGATAAGGCCTAATGTCCGTCCTCGTTTAGTGAAACAACAGGACGGGATGCAGAATATAGAACTGTACAGCGAATTCACTTTAGAAGAATGGGAAGAGGAAATAGCTTATGCCAAAGAGTACGGGGCTACAGTCATCGCCAGCATATTAGCCCATACTCCCTCGGAAATGGCCTATATTGCCAGGAGAGTAGAAAAGTTTGGGGCTGATGCCATTGAATTGGGCATGTCGTCTCCCAACGGCGAGGGGCTTGAGGTACTGGCAGCGGACCCTGCCAAACTCTATGAGTTAACGAGTAGTGCCACAAAGAGAGTGAATATTCCCGTAATGGTGAAATTGTCACCCAATGTAACCAATATGGCCAAATTGGCAAAGGCGGCGGAAAAGGCAGGTGCTTCTGCTATTAGTGCTATTGATACCGTTCGTTCAATTATTGGTGTTGATATTGAAAGGGGAAAAGCACTTCTACCTACTTACGGGGGTTATTCCGGTTCACCTATTCGGCCTATCGGTCTAGCAGCGGTGGCCACTGTTTCGCAGGCTGTGAATATCCCCGTGTGTGGTATTGGGGGTATCGGTAACTATCATCATGTCATTGAATATATGATGTTAGGCGCCAGCTCTGTCCAGTTATGTACATCTATTATGCTAAATGGATTTGCATATATAAACAAAATACTGGAAGATTTGGAACAATGGATGACAGCCCGGGGCTATGCAAATTTCGAACAAGTCAGAGGCATGGCTTTATCTTCCCTGAAGTCTTTTGAAGAGATCAAGGTAGAGCCATATGTAATACAAGCTCCCGTAAAATGTAATAATAATAGTTGTAATATGTGTAGTAGCTCCTGTATATATAACGCTATTAAAAAAGAACAAAATGTTATGATAACCGATACAAATAGATGCACGGGATGCGGGCTGTGTATCAGTGCATGTCCAAACCGTATTTTAAGATTGGTGTGGAAGGAATAGTACAGCTCACATTTTTGATATAGTATGATGATTCTAAGAAGGAAAGGGTGTTTACAAAATGAAAAGGCCGGTTAGCAGGGTTGCCGCCATTCACGACCTCTCAGGCTTTGGCAGGTCATCACTGGCTGTCATTATACCGATCTTGTCCACTATGGGGGTACAGGTCTGCTCCCTTCCCACGGCAGTATTATCTACCCATACCGAGTTTGAAGGGTACAGCTTTGTAGACCTCACTGAACATATGGAGGATTTTATTGACCACTGGCATAAGCTGGGCATTGAATTTGACTGTATCTACAGCGGCTTTCTCGGTTCACCCAGGCAGATAGAGATCATCTCCCGCTTCATCGACAAGTTTTCCGGCAATAATCCTTTGGTGGTCATTGACCCGGTGATGGGTGACAACGGCCGGCTATACGACACCATGGACCGGGAAATGGTGGAGAATATGCGTAATTTAGTGAAAAAGGCTGATATCATTACGCCCAACTTTACCGAGGCTGCCTATCTCCTGGGAGAACAATATGATTTGAGTATCCCGGAAAAAGAAATCAAAAGCTGGTTAGTGCGTTTATCGGACATGGGTCCTCGCATCACCATCATTACCAGTGTGCCCGAATCTAATTTGAGTAAAAATACCAGCGTCATTGCTTATAACCGGGAAGACGGCTGTTTCTGGAAAGTTAGCTGTGTCTATATACCTGCTCATTATCCAGGCACCGGGGATGCTTTTACCAGCGTCATCGTGGGGAGCATTCTGCAGGGCGACAGTTTGCCCATTGCCCTGGACAGGGGGGTACAATTTATTACGGCAGCTATCCGGGCCAGTTACGGAAACCACTACCCGGAAAGGGAGGGAGTCCTTTTAGAGAGGGTGCTGGGAAATTTAACGATGCCTGTCCTGGTCAGCAGTTATGAGATCCTTTGATGCATAAAAATATTTCTTTTGCCTGGCAAGCTTTTTATTCTTGCGGTTTTATAAAGAAATTGCTATAATATAAATAAGCACCATCCCTACAGTGATCTCGGTTTTAAAGGCCTTGCAAGTTCCTCAGAATTGCAGTTGACTTAACCGGTCCGTGGATAGTGTTTTTTCTTTAGGTTCCTTTAGTTTCTTTGTTCTTTAGGTGATTTGGTAGGTCTAGGATGGATCAATTTCAGACTTGTGGTGTAACCCTAACTCAGTTGTCCAAAGGGAAATTTGTTTTCAGGGTATTCACTAGTTCCCATGCAAATTTGTCTTGGTTTTACAAAACTGTAGGGATGGTTGCTTTACAGGGGGAGACAAAAAGTCTCCCCTCTTGTTGTGGGGCTGCTTTACGAACCACAAGATTAAAGTTTTGCTTAATTTACCACAGGATATTGCTTGACAAGGCCAGTCGATTTACAGTATTATCATCTAGTAGACCACGGAGAGATGACCGAGTGGTTGAAGGTGCACGCCTGGAAAGCGTGTGTAGGGGCAACTCTACCGAGGGTTCGAATCCCTCTCTCTCCGCCAGTAAAGTAAAAGAACGGGGCCCGTCCCCGTTTTATGTGTCTTTTTTGTAACTAACAACTAGCAACTAAATTTTGACCGTGCTAGACGGGGAGGTAGCGGCGCCCTGTACCCGCAATCCGCTATAGCGGGGTTGAATTCCTGTTTTGAGGAATAATCTTGTGAGGTCTGGCTTTAGCAAGTAGTGATGAAAACCGGGTCCTGCGCAACGGAAATTTGTGAACCCCGTCAGGTCCGGAAGGAAGCAGCGGTAAGCAAAACCTTTCGTGTGCCGCAGGGCGGCCTGGTTCGAGCCAACTACTAGAGTAACGCTTGGAAGGTTATATTCGACAACAGGTGCACGGTCAGTAATTTTAAAAGCAGCTTGCTTAGCAAGTTGCTTTTTGTGTATACTGAGAACAAATAATGCGTGCAATAGACCATTCGCTTTTGCACGCATTTCTTATGAAGCAAGGTAGGTACAATTTTTTAGATATAGCAAGAAAGGAGGCGGCCTCGTTGAGTTACCGGGCCCTTTACCGGGAGTGGCGGCCCCAGGACTTTGCCAGTCTTGTGGGACAAAATCATATCAGCCGGACCTTACAAAACGCTGTCAGCAAGGGAAGAATCGGCCATGCTTATCTCTTCAGCGGCCCCCGGGGCACAGGGAAAACCAGCACGGCAAAAATACTGGCCAAGGCTGTTAACTGCCTTGCTTTACAAGACGGGCAGCCTTGTAATCGCTGTGCAAACTGTGATGACATAAACAGCAGTCGTTCCCTGGATGTCTTGGAGATTGACGCAGCCTCTAACCGCGGCATCGAAGAGATCAGAGACATTAAAGAACGGGTAAATTTTGCCCCCAGCCAGGGGAAATTCAAGGTTTATATTATAGATGAAGTGCATATGCTCACTACCGAAGCTTTCAATGCCCTCTTGAAAACACTGGAAGAACCGCCGCCTCACGTCATTTTTATCCTGGCCACCACAGAACCCCAAAAAATTCCCCTTACTATCTTATCCCGCTGCCAGCGTTATGATTTCCATAAGATAGCACCGCGAGATATGGAGCTGCGCCTGAAAGAGATTTTGGATGCATCAAATGTTACGGTGGAAGAAGGTGTGCTTCCTATTATTGTCAAGAAGGCTGAGGGCGGTTTGCGTGATGCCATCAGCATCCTGGATCAGTGTATGTCCTTTGGTGGGGACACCATTTCTTTGGAAACTGCGCAGCTTGTCCTAGGTATGGTAAAAAGCCAGGCTCTTTTTAACCTTACAGAGGCCTTTGTAGAAAAAGACGCGGTTAAGCTATTGACGGAAGTGAACACCCTTTTACGGGAAGGTATTGAACCGGGACAAATCATCAAAGATTTGTTGGAACACCTTCGCAACATGGTCTTACTCCAGGTCTGCGGTGCTGATTCTCAGCTGGTGGCAGTAACCGGGGAAGAAAAGGAAGTTCTGACCAGACAAGGACAAAGTTTAGGTCTAGCCTGGTTATCCCAGGCCATCGGTGTTTTAGCCAGGCTGGAAAGCGAAAGCAGGTGGAGAGCCAATACCCGCATCCTATTAGAAACTGCTTTAATCGGTCTTATTTTACAGGGAGAAAAAAGGGATCAGGCTGTTCTTGCCGTTAGCGAAAAGAAAAATGTAGAGCCTGTTGTTGCAAAGAAAAGTGAGGAGCCCGCTAAGGTGACCACCCCTGCAGAAAATAAAATAGAGAAGCCTTCTTCTTCGGTGCAAAACGGGGTCACCCTGGCCCAGGTTAGAGAAAAATGGCCCCAGGTTATGGAGACAGTAAAGAATTTGAAGAAAACCGTCCATGCTTTTCTTATGGTGAGTGTACCTCTGGAAGTCCGGGGCCAGGATTTGACAATTGTCTTCAAAGACGGGTATTCTTTTCATAAGGAAAAAGTAGAACAGATGGAGAATAAAAAAATTGTGGAGGGGGCCTTAGAAAAAATACTGGGCCAGCGCTTTAATCTGGTCTGTTTGCTGGAGGAAGAGCCGGGCCAGGGTTCCTCAGACGATCCCGTAGAAAAGGCAAGGAATATTTTCGGCTCTGATATAGTCATCATTAAAAATTAATAGATTAGGAGGTATCTCATCATGGGTTTTGGCGGAATGGGAAACATGCAGAAAATGATGAAACAGGTGCAAAAAATGCAGGCCGATATGGCCAAGCTCCAGGAGGAATTAGGAGAAAAGACGGTGGAAACCAGCGCAGGCGGCGGAGCTGTCAAAATAGTTATGAATGGCAAGCAGGAGGTAAAAGAAATTACGATTGACCCTGAAATCTTACAGCCGGAAGAGGTAGAGATGGTTCAGGACTTGTTGATGGCGGCCTTTAATGAAGCTCTGCGTAAATCGCAGGATATGGTTTCCCAGGAAATGAGCAAAATTACCGGTGGAATGAAAATCCCGGGAATGTTCTAAATATGTATTACTACGCCAGTTCTTTAACCAGGCTCATTGAACTCTTCGCCCGTCTGCCGGGCATCGGACCAAAATCAGCCCAGCGTTTAGCTTTTCATATCCTGAGTCTGTCCCGGGAGCAAGTGGAAGATTTTGCGCAAGCCCTGTTGGAAGTAAAAAACAATATTGTTACTTGCCCAATTTGCTGTAATCTCACGGACATATCTCCCTGCAGGATTTGTGGCGATGAAAACCGGGACCCCTCGGTAATTTGTGTGGTGGAAGATGCCCAGGATGTGATTGCCATTGAGAAAACCCGGGAATATAAAGGCCAGTATCATGTTTTACAGGGGTCTATCTCTCCCATGGAAGGGAAAGGACCTGACGAACTGCGTATTAAAGAACTGCTGCAGCGTTTGGCGCAAGGCGAGGTTACGGAAGTAATCTTAGCCACCAATCCCGATGTGGAGGGGGAGACCACGGCCCTTTACATTGCTAAACTCTTGAAACCCTTAGGGATAAAAGTCACGCGCATTGCCCATGGTTTACCGGTGGGCGGAGATTTGGAATATGCGGATACGGCTACTCTCTCCCGCTCCCTCCTTGGCCGCCGGGAAATGGGTTGATAGAAGAGGTGCAAGTGTAACTAAGGCTTCCGCCCGCGCCTTCGTCTTGCCGTAAGCCAAGTTTTCTTTGTTTCGCTTTATTCCCAATTGGCAATACTATTGGTAAAAAGACCAAGGGGCGAGACGGATGGGAGAGATTACAAAAGGCCTGAAACGGGTAGAAAATATCTGGCAGCAAATGATGCGGTATGTTAATGACGAGCTTATCTTAAAGGGAAACACACCGGAGGAAGACTCGCGGGAAATGTCTCTGGTGACCCTGGTGGATAAGGCTCACCGTGAATGGATGCAGGCTAAAGCCTATTTTGAAGAGGTAGATGACCCTGATCTGGTGGATCACGCTATCTATGCTATGGAAGCCGCGGAAAAGAAATATATTTATCTTTTAAAATTAGCACGGAAAGAAAATGTAATAGATGAA
This window harbors:
- a CDS encoding cytosine deaminase, with protein sequence MDLIIRNAKLRKQKDPVDIGIREGKIAAVETKIEAQGTKEIDVGGKLVTPPFIDPHLHLDAVLSVGDPRYNMSGTLLEGIQIWGERKPGLTKEIIKKNAIEAIKWEVANGTLKIRTHADVCDPRLITVEALLEVKEEVKEIADLQVVAFPQDGVYAYKNGDKLMEEALKMGADVVGGIPHNELTREDGVKSIEYVFELAKKYDRLIDVHCDETGDDQSRFIEVMAKYTIINEMQGLVTASHTTSMHNFNNDYAFKLIGILKRAEMNMITNPFDNSVLQNRTDGYPRRRGHTRVDEMSARGVNVSIGHDSIMDPWYPLGKGSMLQAANLLLHMAHLSGYDQIYQLYDMITDNSAKTLNIQEKYGIEAGKPADMIVLNASDEMDAIRLMSECLYVIKNGRIVASTQPAKSEVTLHGVCEHIDFLIKK
- a CDS encoding LacI family DNA-binding transcriptional regulator encodes the protein MVNIRQVAKKAGVSVATVSRVLNHPDTVSPRTMEQVLETIKELRYTPNGLARSLALKKTSTIALLIPNILNPLYPQVAKGVEDVAHQKGYNVLLCNTEEKEHKERDYLEMLIEKRVDGLILTSSLLRKVDFDQIKEKQIPFVMIGKNEGNIEANRVFTDYILGGYLATQHLIEIGYTAIAHISGPKSQLASREKLQGYKKALQEANISLDERYIVEGDNEIEGGYLGVKKLLKLPEPPQAIFAANDLMAIGAIDAIKSEGLRIPEDVAIVGFDDIKISSLIEPKLTTISQPVYKMGLIAARLLFDCIENNLEEDDFQQNIFIQPKLMVRKSCGCEERVREIFN
- a CDS encoding 4Fe-4S binding protein; translated protein: MDLSVCFMGLKLRNPIIIAAGPLTASGEMMRRAMEAGAGAVVTKTIVNEIRPNVRPRLVKQQDGMQNIELYSEFTLEEWEEEIAYAKEYGATVIASILAHTPSEMAYIARRVEKFGADAIELGMSSPNGEGLEVLAADPAKLYELTSSATKRVNIPVMVKLSPNVTNMAKLAKAAEKAGASAISAIDTVRSIIGVDIERGKALLPTYGGYSGSPIRPIGLAAVATVSQAVNIPVCGIGGIGNYHHVIEYMMLGASSVQLCTSIMLNGFAYINKILEDLEQWMTARGYANFEQVRGMALSSLKSFEEIKVEPYVIQAPVKCNNNSCNMCSSSCIYNAIKKEQNVMITDTNRCTGCGLCISACPNRILRLVWKE
- a CDS encoding pyridoxamine kinase yields the protein MKRPVSRVAAIHDLSGFGRSSLAVIIPILSTMGVQVCSLPTAVLSTHTEFEGYSFVDLTEHMEDFIDHWHKLGIEFDCIYSGFLGSPRQIEIISRFIDKFSGNNPLVVIDPVMGDNGRLYDTMDREMVENMRNLVKKADIITPNFTEAAYLLGEQYDLSIPEKEIKSWLVRLSDMGPRITIITSVPESNLSKNTSVIAYNREDGCFWKVSCVYIPAHYPGTGDAFTSVIVGSILQGDSLPIALDRGVQFITAAIRASYGNHYPEREGVLLERVLGNLTMPVLVSSYEIL
- the dnaX gene encoding DNA polymerase III subunit gamma/tau; the protein is MSYRALYREWRPQDFASLVGQNHISRTLQNAVSKGRIGHAYLFSGPRGTGKTSTAKILAKAVNCLALQDGQPCNRCANCDDINSSRSLDVLEIDAASNRGIEEIRDIKERVNFAPSQGKFKVYIIDEVHMLTTEAFNALLKTLEEPPPHVIFILATTEPQKIPLTILSRCQRYDFHKIAPRDMELRLKEILDASNVTVEEGVLPIIVKKAEGGLRDAISILDQCMSFGGDTISLETAQLVLGMVKSQALFNLTEAFVEKDAVKLLTEVNTLLREGIEPGQIIKDLLEHLRNMVLLQVCGADSQLVAVTGEEKEVLTRQGQSLGLAWLSQAIGVLARLESESRWRANTRILLETALIGLILQGEKRDQAVLAVSEKKNVEPVVAKKSEEPAKVTTPAENKIEKPSSSVQNGVTLAQVREKWPQVMETVKNLKKTVHAFLMVSVPLEVRGQDLTIVFKDGYSFHKEKVEQMENKKIVEGALEKILGQRFNLVCLLEEEPGQGSSDDPVEKARNIFGSDIVIIKN
- a CDS encoding YbaB/EbfC family nucleoid-associated protein; translated protein: MGFGGMGNMQKMMKQVQKMQADMAKLQEELGEKTVETSAGGGAVKIVMNGKQEVKEITIDPEILQPEEVEMVQDLLMAAFNEALRKSQDMVSQEMSKITGGMKIPGMF
- the recR gene encoding recombination mediator RecR, whose translation is MYYYASSLTRLIELFARLPGIGPKSAQRLAFHILSLSREQVEDFAQALLEVKNNIVTCPICCNLTDISPCRICGDENRDPSVICVVEDAQDVIAIEKTREYKGQYHVLQGSISPMEGKGPDELRIKELLQRLAQGEVTEVILATNPDVEGETTALYIAKLLKPLGIKVTRIAHGLPVGGDLEYADTATLSRSLLGRREMG
- a CDS encoding YaaL family protein, coding for MGEITKGLKRVENIWQQMMRYVNDELILKGNTPEEDSREMSLVTLVDKAHREWMQAKAYFEEVDDPDLVDHAIYAMEAAEKKYIYLLKLARKENVIDEKTYQAQQSGLV